In Pseudomonas sp. PDNC002, the DNA window TGAAACCCAGCGGCTCGAACAGCCCGGCGTACACCGCCAGCAGCACGATGCAGAGCGCGACCTTGGCGAGCAGCGCGCCTTCCAGCGCAGGCTCGTCGTCTTCGCGCTTGATCGGTGTGGGGCGCACGATCAACCAGGCGAGCCCCGCGGCCATCAGGCCCAGGCAGAGCAGCGGATAGGCGCGCGGGCCGACTGGCTCGTAGGAGAAGGGCGCCTGGAGATGCCAGGCGATCAGGGCGAAGGCGACGCAGGCGAGCAGCCAGGCGCCGGCGAACAGCCGCTGGAAGAGGCTGGTCTGGGACATGGGAAGTCTCCTGGCGCCGCCTTCGCTGAAGGCGGCGCCGCACGGGGCGTTACTGGATGAGGCCGAACTCGCGGGCCAGCTGCTTGTACTGGGCGACCTGCTGCTTCACGTAGGCGTCCAGTTCCGGGCCGGTCATGGCGAAGGGGAACAGCTCGCGCTGGTCACGCAGCTTGGCGAACTCCTCGGAGGCCAGCAGCTTGTCGAAGGACGCCTTCCAGAACGCATAGTCCTCGTCGCTGACCTTCGGCCCGACGTAGAAGCCACGCACCACCGGCCAGACAATGTCGAAGCCCTGTTCCTTGGCGGTGGGGATGTCGGTCATGCCTTCGTCCTTCAGGCGTTCTTCGGAGAACACCGCGAGCAGACGCATCTTGCCGGCGCGTATATGCGGCATGGAGTCGGAGATATCGGTGCTGCCGACCTGGATGTGCCCGCCCAGCAGCGCCGTGGCGATCTCGCCGCCGCCTTCCAGGGCGACATAGCGCAGTTGCTTGGGATCGATGCCAGCGGCCTTGGCGATCAGGGCGGTCTGCATCCAGTCCTGGCTGCCGACGGTGCCGCCGGAGCCGATCACCACCTTGCCCGGATCGGCCTTCAGGGCGGCGACCAGGTCGCCGAGGTTCTTGTAGGGCGAATCCGCCGGTACGGCGATGGCGCCGTAGCTGGTGCCGACTGCCGCCAGCCATTTCACCGCGCTCTCGTCGAAGCGACCGAACTTGCCCTGGGCCAGGTTCAGCAGCGAACCGCTGGAGAAGGCGGTAATGGTGTTGCCATCGGCCGGTCGCTGGGCGACCACGGCGTTATAGGCGACGGCGCCGACGCCGCCGGGCATGTAGGTGACGCGCATCGGTTTGGACAGCAGCTTCTCATCCAGCAGGGCGCTTTGCGCCAGTTTGCAGGTGAGGTCGAAGCCGCCGCCGGGGGCGGCCGGTGCGATGCACTCCGGGCGCGAGGGCTCGGCCATCAGTTGGCTGGCAGCCAGCAGCGTGGCGCCGGCCAGGGTCAGGTTGCGCAGGACAGTGGGCATGGGGCAATTCCTCTCTTGTTGTTCTTTGGTTTACCAGATCGCCAGGGAGTAACTGAGGTAGATACGCGTCTCGTCGGCGTCCCGCGCGAAGTTCGAACGGTAGGTGGCGTTGCGCACGCGCACCGCCACGTCCTTCAGCGGGCCACTCTGGATCACGTACTTGATGTCTGTGTTGCGTTCCCACTCCTGACCCCGACCGTCCATGCCGTTGATTTTGGCATTGTCACCGCTGATATAGCGGTTCATCAGAGTCAGGCCGGGAATCCCGAGGCCGGCGAAGTCGTAGTCATGGCGTACCTGCCAGGAGCGTTCGTCGGCGTCGGCGAAGTCGCCGACCTGGACGAAGTTCACCAGGTAGGGATTGCTGCCATCGATGTAGGGGAAAGCGCTGTCGCCGTTCATCTGCTGCCAGCCGAAGCTGAACTTGTTGGCGCCCAGGGTGTAGCCGAACATGCTGTTGAAGGCGCGGTTGTCGATTTTGCCGCCGCGCGCCTCGCCCTGGTCGTCGCTGATTGCCAGGCGCACGTCGGCGGTGAATTTGCCGGGGCCGAGCGGGTAGGCGGCGAGCAGGCCGACGAAGTGCTGGCGATAGACATCGTCGAGCACGGCGTAGTGGTAGCGACCGGTGAGGTTGTCGGTGAGCTTGTAGTCGCCGCCGGCCAGGTCGTAGTGCTTGCCTTCGGCGTTGCCGCCGGAGAAACGGCGGTTCTTGTTGTTCAGCGCCAGGTCCTGCCAGTCGGTGGAGTCGCGGTCCTTGACCTTCTCCAGGCGGCCGCCGGTGAAGTCGAGGCCCGGCAGGTCGGTGGAGTTGAGCAGGCCGCCTTCGAAGGTCTGCGGGAACAGGCGGCTGTCATTGGGCTGCAGGGTGGGCAGGTCGGGAATCAGGTTGCCGATCTTCAGCTCGGTCTCGGAGGCCTTGAATTTTGCGGTCAGACCCAGCTTGCTGTACTCGTCGGCGGCGCGGCCGTCGCTGTGGGTCGGCAACAGGCCGGTGCCGGTGCGGTCGGGCGCCGAGTCGAGCTTGAGGCCGAGCATGCCCATGGCGTCGAGGCCGACGCCAATGGTGCCGGGCGTGTAGCCGGACTGGAAATCGAGGATGAAGCCCTGGGCCCATTCTTCGCGCTTGGACTGGCCGGTGCCGTCACGAAAGTCGCGGTTGAAATAGATGTTCTGGGTACTGAGGCGGGCGCTGCTGTCTTCGATGAATCCGGCGGCGTCGCACAGTGGCGCGACCCCGGCGAAAGCGATCAGGGCGCCGGCGTGGGCGGGCGTCAGTCGACTGGACGAAGGCTTTCGACAAGCCTGTGCAGCCATAGGCTGGGCGGTAGGCATTTTGTGGTCTCCATTCTTGTTGTTGTCGCGAAAGGGCACCACGCCGCCTTTCGCTCTGTTGACG includes these proteins:
- a CDS encoding tripartite tricarboxylate transporter TctB family protein, with translation MSQTSLFQRLFAGAWLLACVAFALIAWHLQAPFSYEPVGPRAYPLLCLGLMAAGLAWLIVRPTPIKREDDEPALEGALLAKVALCIVLLAVYAGLFEPLGFIPASALVGTFLALIYGGRPVTSVTTASLLAIGLYVLFDRTLDVPLPLGILEPLL
- a CDS encoding tripartite tricarboxylate transporter substrate binding protein, which translates into the protein MPTVLRNLTLAGATLLAASQLMAEPSRPECIAPAAPGGGFDLTCKLAQSALLDEKLLSKPMRVTYMPGGVGAVAYNAVVAQRPADGNTITAFSSGSLLNLAQGKFGRFDESAVKWLAAVGTSYGAIAVPADSPYKNLGDLVAALKADPGKVVIGSGGTVGSQDWMQTALIAKAAGIDPKQLRYVALEGGGEIATALLGGHIQVGSTDISDSMPHIRAGKMRLLAVFSEERLKDEGMTDIPTAKEQGFDIVWPVVRGFYVGPKVSDEDYAFWKASFDKLLASEEFAKLRDQRELFPFAMTGPELDAYVKQQVAQYKQLAREFGLIQ
- a CDS encoding OprD family porin, giving the protein MAAQACRKPSSSRLTPAHAGALIAFAGVAPLCDAAGFIEDSSARLSTQNIYFNRDFRDGTGQSKREEWAQGFILDFQSGYTPGTIGVGLDAMGMLGLKLDSAPDRTGTGLLPTHSDGRAADEYSKLGLTAKFKASETELKIGNLIPDLPTLQPNDSRLFPQTFEGGLLNSTDLPGLDFTGGRLEKVKDRDSTDWQDLALNNKNRRFSGGNAEGKHYDLAGGDYKLTDNLTGRYHYAVLDDVYRQHFVGLLAAYPLGPGKFTADVRLAISDDQGEARGGKIDNRAFNSMFGYTLGANKFSFGWQQMNGDSAFPYIDGSNPYLVNFVQVGDFADADERSWQVRHDYDFAGLGIPGLTLMNRYISGDNAKINGMDGRGQEWERNTDIKYVIQSGPLKDVAVRVRNATYRSNFARDADETRIYLSYSLAIW